In Onychostoma macrolepis isolate SWU-2019 chromosome 14, ASM1243209v1, whole genome shotgun sequence, a single window of DNA contains:
- the si:ch211-276i12.4 gene encoding uncharacterized protein si:ch211-276i12.4: protein MESELQCTKTELVSFKEKYRRLQESYSVSQQANSVLEQKLKTAVDSLDSERKFLMQRTADLTKQLDVAQKTVSSLENINVPALIRELMKNHFDSQEALEHFLCPRTSLHQTDGDRSERVQELRNNQPFGGKGDVFEWPQTGHTYSGASQQPATAFLPWKHDHGPWAGPGQLVTKGSDSQLPFYFTNDVPIHKTMADTKAPSHQAHQLAMNTEIHLIPPNPYNLDKMRLSRQTDGEGTVTVGKEPTDVSYLTAQRMLNEFLNQIPPPAHDGEGKDAAELTEGKL from the exons ATGGAGTCAGAATTACAATGCACCAAGACAGAGTTAGTCAGCTTCAAAGAGAAATACAGAAG GCTACAGGAAagctattctgtttctcagcaGGCAAACAGCGTCTTGGAGCAGAAACTCAAAACTGCA GTAGACAGCTTGGACTCAGAGAGGAAGTTCCTCATGCAGAGAACTGCAGATTTGACTAAACAGCTGGATGTTGCTCAGAAGACCGTCAGCTCTCTGGAAAACATCAAT GTTCCTGCATTGATTAGAGAGTTGATGAAAAATCACTTTGACTCTCAGGAAGCActggagcactttttatgtCCTCGGACATCTCTTCACCAAACTGATGGTGACCGATCAGAGAGGGTGCAGGAGCTCAGAAACAACCAGCCTTTTGGTGGAAAAGGGGATGTTTTTGAATGGCCACAGACGGGACACACATACTCAGGTGCCAGCCAACAGCCTGCCACAGCCTTTCTGCCATGGAAACATGATCACGGTCCATGGGCAGGGCCAGGGCAACTCGTGACTAAAGGAAGTGACTCACAActtcctttttattttactaatgaTGTGCCAATTCACAAAACGATGGCAGATACAAAGGCTCCAAGTCATCAAGCGCACCAATTAGCCATGAACACAGAGATCCACTTAATTCCCCCAAACCCATATAATCTAGATAAGATGAGGCtcagcagacagacagatggagagGGAACTGTTACTGTGGGGAAAGAGCCCACTGATGTCAGCTATCTTACAGCTCAAAGGATGCTGAATGAGTTTTTGAACCAGATTCCTCCTCCAGCGCATGATGGTGAAGGGAAAGATGCAGCAGAACTAACAGAAGGGAAGCTGTaa
- the rom1b gene encoding rod outer segment membrane protein 1b has protein sequence MVLLKVKFPFQKRVRLAQGLWLFSWVAMFSGAITFAMGVFLKTELHRRSEVMHSMGIHIVPNLLMAVGLASVGINICAGKVCQDSLDPSRFPRWKMFLPPFFCFSVFLTSLLLVAMILSFALQPSLEESLKIGLKNGIRFYKDTDTPGRCFQKETIDRLQIEFQCCGNTNYRDWFEVQWISNRYLDFTSKEVKDRVRSNVDGRYLLDGVPFSCCNPASPRPCIQYSLLDNAAHYNYEHQSEELNLHSRGCRQALVSYYMGLMNTIGPCVLFDFLLQMTILVSLRYLQTAMEGVIGQENVEIETEGYILEKGVKETLLETKEKMKKLLQFAQVGDASAATPDTQPEAEKPATA, from the exons ATGGTGTTGTTAAAAGTAAAATTCCCCTTCCAAAAGAGGGTGCGTCTGGCCCAGGGTCTATGGCTGTTTTCATGGGTGGCCATGTTCTCTGGAGCCATCACCTTTGCTATGGGAGTCTTCCTCAAAACTGAGCTACATCGCAGATCAGAG GTAATGCACAGTATGGGCATCCACATTGTGCCAAATCTGCTGATGGCAGTGGGGTTAGCATCAGTGGGTATCAACATCTGTGCTGGTAAAGTCTGCCAGGACTCACTGGACCCCTCGCGTTTCCCACGCTGGAAGATGTTTCTTCCTCCTTTCTTCTGCTTCTCTGTCTTCCTCACCTCCCTGCTGCTGGTGGCCATGATTCTGAGCTTCGCCCTGCAGCCCAGCCTGGAGGAGTCTCTGAAGATTGGGCTGAAGAACGGCATCCGTTTCTACAAG GATACAGACACACCAGGCCGTTGTTTCCAGAAGGAGACTATTGATCGTTTACAGATTGAGTTCCAGTGCTGTGGTAATACTAACTACAGGGACTGGTTTGAGGTGCAGTGGATCAGCAACCGCTACCTGGACTTCACATCCAAAGAAGTGAAAGA TCGTGTGAGGAGTAACGTAGACGGACGATATCTGCTGGATGGGGTCCCATTCAGCTGCTGTAACCCTGCCTCCCCCCGGCCCTGTATCCAGTACAGTCTCCTGGACAACGCTGCCCATTACAACTACGAGCACCAGAGTGAAGAGCTGAACCTGCACAGCCGAGGTTGCCGCCAGGCCCTTGTCAGCTACTACATGGGTTTAATGAACACCATCGGCCCTTGTGTACTGTTTGATTTTCTTCTCCAG ATGACCATTCTGGTGAGTCTGCGCTATCTGCAGACTGCAATGGAGGGTGTGATTGGACAGGAGAATGTGGAGATCGAGACAGAGGGATACATCCTGGAGAAGGGAGTGAAGGAGACATTGCTGGAGACTAAAGAAAAGATGAAGAAGCTCCTCCAGTTCGCTCAGGTGGGCGACGCATCCGCTGCGACCCCGGACACACAGCCAGAGGCAGAAAAGCCAGCCACAGCCTAA